The genomic stretch TATCACAATGAAAACAAAGGCAAAAAGCTACCTACTGGCAAGGTTACAATGGCTGAAATTAAAAGGACTTGCAAATATGACGATAACTTTACAGCAGAGCTTTTTGAGCAAGAATATGTTTAAGGTTAGTTTTAAATTTCATTGGATTTGGCTGGTTTGCTGATAATTTAAAAGAAGCAAATGCTGCTAATGCTGCTGCAGCATCAGGTACAATAGGTGCAGTTGCAGGTTCTTATAATGGTGGAAGAAATGGGCTTGTAACAGGTCTTGCTGCTGCTGCTGTTGGTGGTCTTGTTGGTAAACTTACAGAAGATGAGATTTATAGAATGGTAGTAGATATTGTTGTCAAAGAGAAGACAAATCAACAAGTTATTACAACTGAAAATAGTTCAATGGGACAAGCACAAATTACTAATAAAAAGCGTGCAGGGTTTATGAATACCTTTGCAGGTCCGATTAGAAGTAATGATAGTGCTGGAGAA from Hydrogenimonas thermophila encodes the following:
- the traT gene encoding complement resistance protein TraT — its product is MGFGWFADNLKEANAANAAAASGTIGAVAGSYNGGRNGLVTGLAAAAVGGLVGKLTEDEIYRMVVDIVVKEKTNQQVITTENSSMGQAQITNKKRAGFMNTFAGPIRSNDSAGELHDNINTQKQQQYATNYIEKKTRIFAEAIKMNLKLEEALPILEKKIAKQIVGIF